Within the Methanocaldococcus sp. genome, the region GAAGCTATGAAAATAAATGAAGAAAGGGATGAAGAAGAGAGAGAAAAAGACGAGATGACAAAAGCAAAGCATGTTATAGACCTCAATAAGGCAAAAAGCGAGAAACAATTATATAATTGGTTCTTTACTTGGCTGGATAATTTAGACAAATTAGATAAATATGATATTGAAGGAGTTGATTACATTCCAGAACTATGTGAAGAGGAAAATAACGGAAAGGATAATGTCAATTGGAGAGATGTTTTAAAAGAAGACAAAGGTAACAAAAAGAAAAAACACATGAAAAAGAATAAAAGCAAAGATAAGCCTAAAGCAAAAGTTAATAAACTCTTAGAATATACAAAAGAATACTTAGAGGCTAAAAATAAGCTTGTCAAGTATTTAGAAAGCCATGAAATAGACAAGGAAACTCTAACAAAACTTTGGGAGGAATTGCTAAAAATGGAAGGTAAAAACGTAACAAAAGCTAAGAGGACAGATAAATCTAAAAAAGCTAAAAGATGCCTTAAAATCAGAGTTCCAAACATATTAAAATGGATTCAGAATCCTTCAAAATACGACCTAAAAGGTGTTGATGGATAAAATACCTCCCACTCTATAGGCCAATATGCGAAAATATTTCGCATAACTGCTTTAATTATTTTTGTGCATTACTATTATTTTTAAGAATTTCCTTTATTTCATATAGCGTATCTTTCATCTCAATTAAAATCTTTTTATGCTCTTCTAACTCGCCAAATATAAACTTAATATACTTAACTCCCTCATCCAACTTTTTATTTAACTCTATTAAATCATCTGCCGATATTCTATTAATCCCTTCTGGAAATTCAATGTATGTATTTAATGCCTTTTCTTCGATTTTATCTATCTTAATTAACTTATCATCCTCTTCTAATTCTTTAATTAATTCTTTAAATAACCTCTTTTTTCTCTCTGAACTAAAGTTTGCTAATATCCTAACAGTCACATCTTTGTAGTTATAAATAATTCCATTAATGCCTAAGCCCCTACCTATATTTTCTATCCTATCTCTAAATCCAACATGTTGAACCTTACCATAGATAATTAACTCATAAGTTGTTGCCATAGTTTCACCTATTCAAAACTTTATCAATTCAATAAATATAATATGATACTCAACCAATAAACCTCATCACATTTGGTCCTATAAAGGGGGAGGGGTTGGTGCGGAAGGGGAGGGGGTTATAGCAACCGATACTTATGTGAGTATGGTTTATCTATATCCCCTAATCTCATCAATTTATTAAGTATATTATCTAATTCCTTCTCGTCTATGCCATAATCTTTACAATAATCTAAAATCTTATCATACGGAGCTAATCCATCTTCTTCCTCTTCTGAAATCTCTTTTATTATCTCTAAAACCTTATCCAACTTTTCTCTTTCGCTTTTAGTTCCATATGTAATTTTATTCATATCAATTATACCACTTTCGTGGTCATAAGCTGTTTCTTTCAAGTATTCTAAAATTATGCTTATTGCCTCTTTAGCATCATCTTCATCAACTACATCTTTTAATCTTGCTTTTGCATGAGCTTCAGCCAACCTAATAACTGAATCTAATAATCTTGCTGAAATTTCATGTTGTTTCTTTCTCATTTCTACATAAAAATTAACAATAACTTCTTTTGCCTTTTTGTTAATTATTGGAGATTTTTGTCTTGCGTATAATATGTATTTAACAATAAAATCAAAATCTATCTTTACTTTTTTTCCATCTATTTCTATAAACTCATAATCGTATCCTTCAATTTCCTTATTTTGGCTCTCTGATATTGCTTCATATATTGCAGTATCTACAATATGCTCTGCTATCTGTGTATCATTTTTTTCATTAGAAATATCTTTAATTGGAAAAATCAAATCAAATCTATCCAATAACGGTTTATGTATATCTATTTGGTCAAACACTGATTTATCTGGGTCAAATCTTCCATGCTTTGGGTTGCATGCAGCTAACACAGATGTTTCTGATGGAAGTTTTGCATTAATCCCTCCTTTGCTAATGTGGATTGTTTGGCTTTCCATTGCCTCCAATACAGCTTGATGTGCATCCTTCTTTAATGCAAATTCATCAATACAGGCAACTCCTTTATTTGCTTTAACTAAAACCCCTGGTTTCACAACCCAAGTATTATCTCCAATTTCCGTTCTTTCCCTCTCTACTGCCGCAGTTAAACCTACTGCCGTTGCTGTCGTCATAGATGCGTATAGGTTGCCAGGTATTTTAGATATTTTCCTTAATATAACCGTTTTACCAACCCCAGGGTCTGCAATTAATAAAATATGGATACTATTCCTTTTATTTCTTTTCTTAGTTCCCTTTATTTGTTGTAAGAAAACAGCTTTTTTTATTAATCTATGCCCTTCAATTTCTGGGATTAATCTTTCAGCTAATAAATCAATAACATCATCCCTTTTAGCCAACTTTTTAAATATCTCTTCATCCTCTTTTGATATTTCGATATTATATTCTCCATCTACTCTTTTTGCATATATTCCTTCAATGTAGAAATCATGAACATCCAATTTTCTCCTTGTTGTCTTAACTTTCTTAACTATCCCAACTATCTTAACTCTTCCAGCATAAATCCCAACTTTGTTTTTTAATATAACAGTTACATACCTTGGTGGGTCATCTGGATTCTTCATAAGCTCTAAAGGTATTTGAACTTTCAACTCTTGTATATCTTCATTTATACATTTACTTTCATTAATAACTACATCACCACCACATTTTGGACATTTCTTAACATTTATTGGATTAAAAAGGTCGTTATCTGCTAACCATTCATGCCCACATTTCTGACAAACAAAACATTTTTTGGCTATAAAAGATTTCACCTTCGAAG harbors:
- a CDS encoding acylphosphatase, encoding MATTYELIIYGKVQHVGFRDRIENIGRGLGINGIIYNYKDVTVRILANFSSERKKRLFKELIKELEEDDKLIKIDKIEEKALNTYIEFPEGINRISADDLIELNKKLDEGVKYIKFIFGELEEHKKILIEMKDTLYEIKEILKNNSNAQK
- a CDS encoding minichromosome maintenance protein MCM, with product MSLKEAKKYIVDALLKSHNKSIIWDDIYKYLINIYPKPTVSRAKSELIDEGVIKEIKTVEGKKIILIREPEQSFGFGFGFSSSFDEDTVIFEQVRDKLIRYFKEEYLDNIVNRDDFVVIDLEELYKSGILTGCLEFFDILVDEPEKTLNFIKECYGDAYYSLNNEELPEDFVLTVENIPDIFKVVKTIDEIRSKHIGKLVEFEGIISISSKVKSFIAKKCFVCQKCGHEWLADNDLFNPINVKKCPKCGGDVVINESKCINEDIQELKVQIPLELMKNPDDPPRYVTVILKNKVGIYAGRVKIVGIVKKVKTTRRKLDVHDFYIEGIYAKRVDGEYNIEISKEDEEIFKKLAKRDDVIDLLAERLIPEIEGHRLIKKAVFLQQIKGTKKRNKRNSIHILLIADPGVGKTVILRKISKIPGNLYASMTTATAVGLTAAVERERTEIGDNTWVVKPGVLVKANKGVACIDEFALKKDAHQAVLEAMESQTIHISKGGINAKLPSETSVLAACNPKHGRFDPDKSVFDQIDIHKPLLDRFDLIFPIKDISNEKNDTQIAEHIVDTAIYEAISESQNKEIEGYDYEFIEIDGKKVKIDFDFIVKYILYARQKSPIINKKAKEVIVNFYVEMRKKQHEISARLLDSVIRLAEAHAKARLKDVVDEDDAKEAISIILEYLKETAYDHESGIIDMNKITYGTKSEREKLDKVLEIIKEISEEEEDGLAPYDKILDYCKDYGIDEKELDNILNKLMRLGDIDKPYSHKYRLL